One window of the Thermomicrobiales bacterium genome contains the following:
- a CDS encoding transposase: MARICRRYSPEFKQEALALVALDHSVTAVARELGIPGQTLSMWVNAERKQTAAAELAAAGPVDPAVHRAALQRIAELERENEFLGKVSAFFASKTRP; encoded by the coding sequence ATGGCCAGGATATGTCGCCGGTATTCGCCAGAGTTCAAGCAGGAGGCGCTTGCCTTGGTGGCGCTGGACCATTCCGTCACCGCGGTGGCCCGGGAGTTGGGGATCCCGGGCCAGACGCTCTCGATGTGGGTCAATGCCGAACGCAAACAAACCGCCGCGGCGGAGCTGGCGGCTGCCGGTCCGGTCGATCCGGCGGTCCATCGGGCGGCGCTGCAACGGATTGCCGAACTGGAGCGCGAGAACGAGTTCCTGGGAAAAGTATCGGCCTTCTTCGCCAGCAAAACCCGACCGTAA